In a genomic window of Candidatus Poribacteria bacterium:
- a CDS encoding SOS response-associated peptidase, which produces MCGRFTLASDAETLQQTFFDFEVPTNLSPRYNISPTQDVAGVSNTPEKQVEFFHWGLIPSWAKDPKIGNRMINARSETLAEKPSFRNAYKRRRCLVLADGYYEWQKIPGDRVKQPVYIRLKSQKPFAVAGLWEVWQTRDMDEPLKSCTIITCPPNAMLADIHHRMPVILPQDAYAQWLSPDEQPADALQSLLIPYPGEEMEAYPVSRFVNRPTNDSPECIAPLETNDLRLF; this is translated from the coding sequence ATGTGTGGACGATTTACGCTCGCAAGCGACGCTGAAACCTTACAGCAAACTTTCTTCGACTTTGAAGTGCCAACGAACTTGTCTCCTCGCTACAACATCTCACCAACGCAGGATGTAGCAGGTGTCTCCAACACCCCTGAGAAACAGGTGGAGTTTTTTCACTGGGGTCTCATTCCATCTTGGGCAAAAGACCCGAAGATCGGAAATCGGATGATTAATGCCCGTTCGGAGACGCTTGCGGAGAAACCGTCCTTCCGAAACGCTTATAAACGCAGAAGGTGCCTCGTTTTGGCGGACGGCTATTATGAATGGCAAAAGATTCCCGGCGATAGAGTCAAACAACCCGTGTACATCCGTCTTAAATCGCAAAAACCCTTCGCGGTGGCAGGACTATGGGAGGTATGGCAGACGAGGGATATGGACGAACCATTGAAATCTTGCACTATCATCACATGTCCACCGAACGCGATGCTGGCGGACATTCATCACAGGATGCCAGTGATTCTACCGCAAGACGCTTATGCCCAGTGGCTCTCCCCGGATGAACAGCCAGCAGATGCCCTTCAATCCCTCCTTATCCCTTATCCCGGTGAGGAGATGGAGGCGTACCCAGTATCGAGGTTCGTCAATCGTCCCACAAATGATTCGCCAGAATGTATTGCACCACTTGAGACGAATGATCTCCGACTATTTTAG
- a CDS encoding nucleotidyltransferase domain-containing protein, with amino-acid sequence MHSATTTSEMSPSELAKCRENLKRQWENRRVDEALLRRAWETAHRVATVLYQNYGAEKVAVFGSLAERGWFTKHSDIDIMVWGLSYNKCLEALWQTDDLGSEFKIDIIDFETSSGLFRKRVMSQAIPIKKGERDVLKLMNQTYSAVSMETREIYQMSQIKLVQRISDERTKIERTVQGIANALQDIEKAPPNYKKYIERTIATDLADVYRGIERIFERIAREVDMHTPRGSRWHNDLLEQMGERQPERPPVISQETLPKLKELLDFRHKVNNIYSDELIYEKAEEHAKPIAELFATVFEELDTFAAFLTETHESDAKR; translated from the coding sequence ATGCATAGCGCAACGACGACAAGCGAAATGTCTCCATCAGAACTTGCCAAATGCAGAGAAAACCTCAAACGCCAATGGGAAAACCGTCGGGTTGATGAGGCACTACTTCGACGCGCATGGGAGACAGCACATCGCGTCGCCACTGTACTCTATCAAAATTACGGTGCCGAAAAAGTGGCGGTTTTCGGCTCCCTCGCTGAGCGGGGATGGTTTACCAAGCATTCAGATATTGATATCATGGTCTGGGGACTCTCATATAACAAATGTCTGGAAGCACTCTGGCAGACAGATGATTTGGGTTCCGAGTTTAAAATTGACATTATAGACTTTGAAACGTCCAGCGGGCTTTTTCGCAAGCGGGTTATGAGCCAAGCAATTCCTATTAAGAAAGGAGAAAGGGACGTTCTCAAATTGATGAACCAAACATACTCCGCAGTATCCATGGAAACCAGAGAAATTTACCAGATGAGTCAAATCAAACTTGTCCAACGCATTTCCGATGAACGCACAAAAATAGAACGAACCGTTCAAGGCATTGCGAATGCGTTACAAGATATTGAGAAAGCACCTCCTAACTACAAGAAATATATAGAAAGGACAATCGCTACCGATCTCGCCGATGTCTACAGAGGCATTGAGCGGATCTTTGAGCGGATCGCCCGTGAAGTAGATATGCACACACCCCGAGGAAGCCGGTGGCATAATGACCTCCTCGAACAGATGGGAGAGCGACAACCAGAACGTCCGCCTGTGATCTCTCAGGAAACTTTGCCAAAATTAAAAGAACTTTTAGACTTCCGACACAAAGTCAATAACATTTATAGCGACGAACTGATTTACGAAAAAGCCGAGGAACACGCAAAACCGATTGCAGAACTTTTTGCAACCGTTTTTGAAGAACTGGATACATTTGCTGCTTTTCTAACCGAAACCCACGAGTCAGATGCGAAAAGATGA
- a CDS encoding sulfurtransferase TusA family protein → MAIEHAGPYDASAILPDEARAIEIYEIQLGRVQAGQVEETLFTEFRLRHGVYGQRDDRSQMIRVKIPFGGLTAVQLEMLADVAEEFSDNIIHITTRQDVQYHYVDINNTPELMRRLASVDITTKEACGNVVRNVTACPLSGVCQDETFDVTPYSKALSAFLLGHPDAQDFGRKFKIAFSGCEEHACGLANMHDIGAVAAVKEVDGEVKRGFRLYVGGGLGAVPHQAKIFDDFVSAEELLPISQSICRVFTRLGERRNRNKARLKFVIAKYGIEEFKRQVLEDRATLRHDPAWTAYLDNLDAYKESPLKAPTQLNGTTKPDGFEEWYQSNVQLQSQPGYAFVTITLPLGDITADQTRALADISRRYVKDTIRATVEQNIVLRWITMTDLPALYRELREIGLGDPGAESMVDITACPGTDSCKLGVSSSRGLAAHLRSHFIEAGVQNEIKDFRIKISGCPNSCGQHHIANIGFFGSSRRMGEHIAPFYQVLLGGHMIENASSYGLATGKIHGRYIPAFIEELTGKYTEERNEEESFTDYVARLGKAEIKQILSKYDKIPTYEEAPEFYVDTGDTKDYQLKTGVGECAGEVVALVSMKLEEADRLIYESGLSLEKGEYQDSAGMAFDAMIRAADGLLTTVGLQYIDNATTVNEFRTHFFESGNFFPGYGAHIFKATEEDSSTFDHELAHRRVEESTLFVEESHNVYNRMRIKQEEEEASRKKARRSRRTARKPRVVRKAKPVEEIVDSLDLKGVACPFNYVQAKIRLETMDLGQLLEITIDDGEPIENVPVSLTNDGHEVVDTKKVGKHYRLTIRKGE, encoded by the coding sequence ATGGCTATTGAACACGCGGGTCCTTATGATGCATCGGCGATTCTGCCAGATGAAGCCCGCGCCATTGAAATTTACGAGATTCAACTCGGTCGGGTACAAGCCGGCCAAGTCGAAGAGACTCTCTTTACCGAATTTAGACTTCGGCACGGGGTTTACGGACAACGCGATGACCGGTCACAGATGATCCGTGTTAAAATCCCTTTCGGTGGACTCACAGCGGTACAACTCGAAATGTTAGCGGATGTTGCCGAAGAATTCTCTGACAATATCATCCATATTACCACCCGTCAAGATGTGCAATATCACTATGTGGACATCAACAACACGCCAGAACTGATGCGTCGTCTCGCGAGTGTTGATATTACCACAAAAGAAGCGTGTGGTAATGTCGTGCGAAACGTCACAGCATGCCCGCTCAGTGGGGTCTGCCAAGATGAGACGTTTGATGTAACGCCTTACTCTAAGGCGTTATCGGCATTCCTTTTGGGTCACCCGGACGCTCAAGATTTCGGACGTAAGTTCAAAATCGCGTTTTCTGGATGTGAAGAACACGCTTGCGGCTTGGCGAATATGCACGACATCGGTGCGGTTGCTGCTGTTAAAGAGGTGGATGGTGAAGTCAAACGCGGCTTTAGGCTCTACGTCGGCGGTGGGCTCGGCGCAGTACCACATCAAGCGAAAATCTTTGATGATTTCGTTTCGGCAGAGGAACTCCTCCCGATTTCACAGTCAATTTGCAGGGTCTTCACCCGTTTAGGTGAACGCAGAAATCGAAATAAGGCACGACTGAAGTTCGTCATTGCCAAGTATGGTATCGAAGAATTCAAAAGACAGGTGCTTGAAGATCGGGCTACCCTACGCCACGATCCAGCGTGGACAGCGTATCTGGACAACCTTGACGCTTACAAGGAAAGTCCGCTCAAGGCACCAACGCAACTCAACGGCACCACGAAACCGGATGGGTTTGAAGAGTGGTATCAATCTAATGTGCAGCTACAGAGTCAACCCGGGTACGCTTTTGTGACGATTACGCTGCCGCTTGGGGATATTACCGCAGATCAGACGCGGGCTTTAGCAGACATTTCCCGGAGATACGTTAAAGACACTATCCGCGCCACAGTTGAGCAAAACATTGTTCTTCGCTGGATAACGATGACGGATTTGCCAGCACTCTATCGCGAACTGAGAGAAATCGGTCTCGGCGACCCCGGAGCAGAATCCATGGTTGATATTACTGCTTGTCCGGGTACTGACTCCTGCAAACTCGGCGTCTCTTCTTCACGGGGGCTCGCAGCGCACCTGCGAAGCCATTTCATTGAAGCCGGTGTACAGAATGAAATCAAAGACTTTCGGATTAAGATTAGTGGGTGCCCCAATTCCTGTGGGCAGCATCACATCGCGAATATTGGCTTCTTCGGTTCATCTCGTCGGATGGGTGAACATATCGCTCCCTTCTATCAGGTACTGCTCGGTGGACACATGATTGAGAACGCCAGTTCCTATGGACTTGCCACTGGAAAAATCCATGGCAGATATATCCCAGCGTTTATTGAGGAGTTAACCGGTAAGTACACGGAAGAGCGAAATGAGGAAGAATCCTTTACCGATTACGTCGCACGGCTCGGTAAGGCGGAAATCAAGCAGATCTTGTCCAAGTACGATAAGATTCCTACTTATGAGGAAGCACCGGAATTCTATGTAGACACTGGCGATACGAAGGATTACCAGCTCAAAACTGGGGTCGGTGAGTGTGCAGGAGAGGTCGTCGCACTTGTCTCCATGAAGTTAGAAGAAGCAGATCGGCTTATCTATGAATCTGGCTTGAGTTTGGAGAAGGGCGAATATCAGGATTCCGCAGGGATGGCTTTTGATGCAATGATAAGAGCCGCAGACGGACTCTTGACGACGGTAGGTTTACAGTATATTGACAATGCCACTACCGTCAACGAATTCCGCACGCACTTCTTTGAATCGGGTAACTTCTTCCCAGGCTACGGCGCGCATATCTTCAAGGCAACGGAAGAGGATAGCTCTACGTTTGATCACGAATTAGCACACCGTCGCGTTGAAGAATCCACCCTCTTCGTTGAAGAATCGCATAACGTCTATAATCGCATGCGCATCAAGCAGGAGGAAGAGGAGGCGAGTCGAAAGAAAGCGCGGCGTTCGCGGCGCACAGCACGGAAACCAAGGGTTGTCAGAAAGGCGAAACCCGTTGAGGAGATCGTTGATAGTCTCGATCTCAAGGGAGTCGCTTGCCCGTTCAACTATGTCCAAGCAAAAATCCGTTTGGAGACGATGGATCTCGGTCAGCTCCTCGAGATTACCATTGATGATGGTGAACCGATTGAGAATGTGCCAGTGAGTCTCACCAACGATGGGCATGAGGTCGTTGACACCAAGAAGGTTGGAAAGCACTATCGGCTTACGATTCGGAAGGGTGAGTAA
- a CDS encoding PIN domain-containing protein codes for MQTVLRNWKIYLDTCCLNRLFDDQTQVRIRQETEAVKIILARFFTTQWKWVISTVLVNEVRKTPNKTLRAEMEILLDLADQNITVGAIETARAAHLESLGFKWLDALHIACAESGEADILLTTDDRMLRRAKRSYLQLRVRVENPYVWFQEVSEHEHTSFVRG; via the coding sequence GTGCAGACCGTTCTTCGCAACTGGAAAATCTATCTTGATACATGTTGCTTAAATCGTCTTTTTGATGATCAGACACAAGTGAGAATTCGCCAAGAAACTGAAGCTGTTAAGATAATTCTCGCCCGATTCTTTACGACGCAGTGGAAATGGGTTATTAGCACGGTGCTGGTGAATGAAGTCCGTAAAACGCCTAATAAAACATTACGTGCTGAAATGGAAATCTTGTTGGATCTTGCAGACCAAAATATCACGGTTGGGGCAATAGAAACAGCGAGGGCAGCACATCTTGAATCGTTGGGATTTAAGTGGTTAGATGCTTTGCATATCGCTTGTGCTGAAAGTGGCGAGGCGGATATTCTTCTAACAACAGATGATCGGATGCTTAGAAGGGCGAAACGCTCTTATTTACAACTTCGGGTCCGTGTTGAAAACCCTTATGTGTGGTTCCAGGAGGTCAGTGAACATGAACATACAAGTTTTGTTAGAGGATGA
- a CDS encoding Gfo/Idh/MocA family oxidoreductase, with the protein MSISVGMVGLGMFGPSFIQSYKSHPDVDRLALCDLRSDRLSKWAKQFEISETYSSLDEICESDLDALVIITQHWMHAPQAIQAMESGKHVYTAVPAAASLDECEALVRTVERTGMIYMNGETSYFRPETAFCRQKAAEGAFGEFVHCRAEYFHDMDHGLYNVAKNRWSADFGRDKMGGIPMHYPTHSTCFPISVMKAHATSVSAQGYVYPNDDWFRADTIHKNRFSNEVGLFTMSNGATMQICEFRRVGHPGSERVSGIYGTEGSYEQSLAGSVWTTKNEREIVEPSRLHEGLPEPLAADLGGHGGSHAYLVHEFVDAVNRERLPRVNVWEAVRYCVPGFVAHQSALRDGELLPVPDWGDAPEN; encoded by the coding sequence ATGAGTATCAGTGTCGGGATGGTAGGTTTGGGAATGTTTGGACCGTCGTTTATCCAGTCGTATAAATCGCACCCGGATGTGGATCGACTGGCTCTGTGTGATTTGCGGTCAGACAGGTTGTCGAAGTGGGCTAAGCAGTTTGAGATTTCCGAAACCTATTCCAGTCTTGATGAGATATGTGAATCGGACTTAGACGCACTCGTGATTATAACGCAGCATTGGATGCACGCCCCGCAAGCAATTCAAGCGATGGAATCGGGCAAGCACGTCTATACGGCTGTCCCTGCCGCGGCATCTTTAGATGAATGTGAGGCACTCGTCAGAACCGTTGAACGGACAGGAATGATTTATATGAACGGTGAGACGAGTTATTTCCGACCAGAAACTGCCTTTTGTCGTCAGAAAGCCGCGGAGGGGGCATTCGGGGAGTTCGTTCACTGCCGCGCAGAATATTTTCATGACATGGACCATGGCCTCTACAACGTGGCAAAAAATCGATGGAGTGCAGATTTTGGTCGGGATAAGATGGGTGGAATTCCCATGCACTATCCGACGCATTCAACCTGTTTTCCAATCTCCGTTATGAAGGCACACGCGACATCGGTTTCCGCACAAGGGTATGTCTACCCAAACGACGACTGGTTTCGGGCGGATACCATCCACAAAAATCGGTTTTCTAATGAGGTCGGACTTTTCACAATGAGCAATGGCGCGACGATGCAAATCTGTGAGTTCCGGCGGGTTGGGCATCCCGGATCCGAGCGCGTCAGCGGTATTTATGGCACAGAAGGTAGTTACGAGCAAAGCCTCGCAGGCAGTGTCTGGACAACTAAAAACGAGAGGGAGATCGTCGAGCCTTCAAGATTACATGAGGGCCTTCCTGAACCACTCGCAGCGGATCTCGGTGGACATGGCGGTTCGCACGCCTATCTCGTACACGAATTTGTTGATGCGGTGAATCGTGAACGATTGCCGCGGGTCAACGTTTGGGAAGCGGTTCGATATTGCGTACCCGGATTTGTCGCACACCAGTCGGCACTACGGGATGGCGAATTATTGCCAGTTCCAGATTGGGGTGATGCGCCAGAAAATTAA
- a CDS encoding thiamine pyrophosphate-dependent dehydrogenase E1 component subunit alpha, whose protein sequence is MSKPIKDQMLFMYRKMIEIRQFEEAAGTLYQSGQLPGFLHLYIGEEATAVGVCAHLQDDDYITSTHRGHGHLIAKGGKRDRMMAELFARTTGYCKGKGGSMHIADKETGILGANGVVGAGIPLAAGAALSAKLRGTKQVAVSFFGDGATNQGVFHETLNLAAVWELPAIFVCENNRFGMGTPQREHQRVEDIAAVRAPAYDMPGITVDGNDVLKVYAAAGEAVIRARDGGGPTLLNCDTYRFRGHHIGDPGTSYRDREEVQEQERLRDPIRRLAQVLIEEEGISQEELSALEEELSNELDAALEFAKNSPEPLPEDALNDLYAGSIQP, encoded by the coding sequence ATGTCAAAACCGATCAAAGATCAGATGCTCTTTATGTATCGCAAGATGATAGAAATCCGTCAATTTGAAGAAGCCGCTGGAACGCTTTATCAGAGCGGTCAACTCCCCGGTTTTCTCCACCTCTATATCGGTGAAGAAGCCACAGCAGTTGGGGTCTGTGCCCATTTGCAAGATGACGATTACATCACGAGTACCCATCGCGGGCATGGCCATCTCATCGCCAAAGGGGGGAAACGCGATCGGATGATGGCGGAGTTATTCGCTCGCACAACCGGCTATTGCAAAGGCAAAGGTGGCTCAATGCACATCGCCGATAAGGAAACGGGCATTCTCGGTGCCAACGGCGTTGTCGGTGCTGGTATTCCGCTTGCAGCGGGGGCAGCACTCTCTGCCAAACTCCGCGGCACGAAGCAAGTTGCAGTGTCCTTCTTCGGTGACGGCGCAACGAACCAAGGTGTCTTCCACGAGACGCTCAATCTCGCCGCTGTCTGGGAACTTCCTGCTATCTTCGTTTGTGAAAACAACCGATTCGGTATGGGAACACCCCAACGGGAACACCAACGCGTAGAGGATATTGCTGCTGTCCGTGCCCCTGCCTACGATATGCCCGGCATCACTGTCGATGGAAACGATGTGCTTAAGGTGTATGCGGCAGCAGGTGAAGCCGTCATACGGGCCCGAGACGGCGGCGGACCGACGCTCCTCAACTGTGATACCTATAGATTCCGAGGACATCATATCGGTGATCCAGGAACCTCCTACCGAGACCGCGAAGAGGTTCAAGAGCAGGAACGGCTACGCGATCCAATTCGTCGACTCGCACAAGTTCTCATCGAAGAAGAGGGCATTAGCCAAGAAGAACTCTCAGCACTTGAGGAAGAACTCTCAAACGAACTTGACGCAGCACTTGAGTTTGCCAAAAACAGCCCTGAACCGCTTCCCGAGGATGCTTTGAACGACCTCTATGCAGGTTCCATTCAGCCATAA
- a CDS encoding sugar phosphate isomerase/epimerase → MKLGANSVLFGGYDMETAFKHIAMAGYDGVELSAIDGMSQHLVLANWQELAGEIKRLVKAYELEPLAMEQPSRDSERMELAFQAAAEIGIPIINCGPGGASDDESAWPEVVDSLGSLSARAEHYGVTLCVKAHVGASIYNTPTTLRIMEAISSPAFGIDMDPSHIHRAGENPVEAIAAVVSRVKHVHIRDCKGMERGPGTPELQANGRGDIDLVGYIRVLHENGYTGPLNLEVIGAKEYSLEQCCTIAAESRGHMQACLQACGAR, encoded by the coding sequence TTGAAATTAGGAGCAAATTCGGTACTGTTCGGCGGTTACGACATGGAAACCGCCTTCAAACACATCGCTATGGCTGGTTACGACGGGGTTGAACTCTCAGCAATCGATGGGATGAGTCAGCATCTTGTCCTCGCGAACTGGCAAGAACTCGCTGGTGAAATCAAACGCCTCGTGAAAGCCTATGAACTTGAACCACTGGCGATGGAGCAGCCCTCACGCGACTCAGAACGCATGGAACTCGCCTTCCAAGCAGCAGCTGAGATAGGTATTCCTATTATTAACTGCGGTCCCGGTGGTGCGTCGGATGATGAATCCGCTTGGCCTGAGGTTGTCGATTCACTCGGTAGCCTTTCAGCACGGGCAGAACATTACGGCGTGACACTTTGCGTCAAAGCACACGTCGGTGCCAGCATCTATAACACCCCGACGACACTTCGTATAATGGAAGCGATTTCATCACCAGCGTTTGGGATTGACATGGACCCGTCGCACATTCATCGGGCAGGCGAAAACCCTGTTGAAGCGATCGCTGCTGTAGTTTCACGCGTGAAACATGTGCATATACGGGATTGCAAGGGGATGGAACGTGGTCCTGGCACTCCTGAATTACAAGCCAACGGACGTGGGGACATCGACCTCGTCGGCTATATCCGTGTTTTGCATGAAAACGGTTATACGGGTCCGTTGAACCTTGAGGTTATCGGTGCAAAAGAATATAGTTTGGAGCAGTGTTGCACGATTGCTGCAGAATCGCGTGGGCACATGCAGGCGTGTTTGCAAGCGTGTGGCGCACGTTAA
- a CDS encoding SDR family oxidoreductase has protein sequence MRLEGKVAIVAGAAWGGIGAATAYRFACEGAKVVVNTRRREEKLAETVQHIQDAGGEAVSVMGDVADETTWQKLVGTALSNYGKITTLVHNAAHSYTKKAIEFTREEWNESLGVTLGGPWLGAKYCIPEMIRNGGGALVFISTVNATITNPGFGLYGAGKGGLNALTRSIALDYGRDGIRANAIAPGQIVGERGRASLAEDELEEQASRDCYPIGRYGKPEDIANAALFLASDEADFVTGIVLTADGGLTLQSPEALVRPSFRLRWRDDVLVPQPKKST, from the coding sequence ATGAGATTGGAAGGAAAAGTTGCGATTGTCGCGGGTGCTGCTTGGGGTGGTATTGGCGCGGCGACTGCTTACAGATTTGCCTGTGAAGGCGCGAAAGTGGTTGTCAACACGCGCCGTCGAGAAGAAAAACTTGCTGAAACCGTCCAACACATTCAGGATGCTGGTGGAGAGGCAGTCTCTGTTATGGGCGATGTCGCCGATGAAACGACTTGGCAGAAACTCGTCGGAACGGCTTTGTCAAACTACGGGAAAATCACAACGCTTGTCCACAATGCGGCACACTCCTACACGAAAAAAGCCATTGAATTCACACGCGAAGAATGGAATGAAAGCCTTGGTGTAACCCTCGGCGGCCCATGGCTCGGTGCAAAGTATTGTATCCCAGAAATGATCCGTAACGGTGGCGGTGCTTTGGTATTTATCTCTACCGTTAACGCTACGATTACAAATCCGGGGTTTGGACTTTACGGTGCAGGAAAAGGCGGTTTGAACGCCTTGACGCGAAGCATTGCCCTCGATTACGGCAGGGACGGTATCCGTGCGAATGCTATTGCCCCCGGACAGATCGTTGGAGAACGCGGTAGAGCCTCTCTTGCTGAGGATGAACTCGAAGAACAAGCCTCCCGCGATTGCTATCCAATCGGTCGTTACGGGAAACCTGAAGATATTGCCAACGCTGCACTCTTCTTGGCTTCTGATGAGGCGGATTTTGTTACTGGCATCGTGCTGACTGCGGACGGTGGTTTGACGCTCCAATCACCAGAGGCACTTGTCCGTCCGTCTTTCCGGCTCCGGTGGCGAGACGACGTTCTTGTTCCCCAGCCAAAAAAGAGTACATAG
- a CDS encoding Gfo/Idh/MocA family oxidoreductase: MALKVGVVGMSGIGNNHANCHANDDLAELVAVCDIVKERADSAAERLGVKAYYSLADMIDGEPDLDIVDVGTGGYENGSWHYEPTMEALENGKHVLVEKPLSNDIGQAREMVAKAAEEDLYLGCNLNHYFTPPAEQAKKYIEDGHIGEQVYCLHKMGFPGGEFNYSYSKAPRSDGFPYFHVKAFLSHPFSVMRHFCGDVTHVQAFMERPHFRRNTGDLMVSINSIHLRFENGCIGYLLSQRGDLTFGLGDWWSVELAGTRGTFCIEKCIEKVTYWPSPGAPDFPDTEPIVTESGISDFGETFPLRIHAFLEDITNGVPKEQLRASGRDALAALEYTWAAIESYEQGGILVRPHPLPLLKG, from the coding sequence ATGGCATTAAAAGTTGGCGTTGTCGGCATGAGCGGCATCGGGAATAATCATGCGAATTGTCATGCAAATGATGACTTAGCGGAACTGGTTGCGGTGTGCGATATCGTCAAAGAACGAGCGGACAGCGCGGCAGAACGTCTCGGCGTAAAGGCATACTATAGTTTAGCCGATATGATTGACGGCGAACCAGATTTAGACATCGTTGATGTCGGTACTGGCGGATATGAAAACGGCAGTTGGCACTACGAACCAACGATGGAGGCTTTGGAAAACGGCAAGCATGTCCTCGTCGAGAAACCACTTTCTAACGACATTGGACAGGCACGGGAAATGGTCGCGAAAGCCGCGGAAGAAGACCTCTATCTCGGTTGTAATCTGAATCACTATTTCACACCACCCGCGGAGCAAGCGAAAAAATATATAGAAGACGGACATATCGGGGAGCAGGTTTATTGTCTTCACAAAATGGGATTCCCTGGCGGCGAATTCAACTATAGCTATTCAAAAGCCCCGCGTTCCGATGGATTCCCCTATTTTCACGTGAAAGCCTTCTTGTCGCACCCGTTCAGTGTAATGCGCCATTTCTGTGGCGATGTAACGCACGTGCAAGCCTTTATGGAACGCCCACATTTTAGGCGTAACACGGGAGACTTAATGGTTTCAATCAACAGCATTCATCTCCGATTTGAGAACGGATGTATCGGTTATCTCCTGAGCCAACGCGGCGATTTAACATTCGGACTCGGTGATTGGTGGAGTGTTGAACTTGCTGGCACGCGCGGCACATTCTGCATCGAAAAATGCATTGAGAAGGTAACCTATTGGCCCTCCCCTGGTGCTCCCGATTTCCCTGATACAGAACCGATTGTCACCGAATCCGGCATCAGCGACTTCGGTGAGACGTTCCCCTTGCGGATTCATGCGTTCTTAGAGGACATCACAAACGGCGTGCCGAAAGAGCAGCTGCGTGCCTCTGGGAGAGATGCACTCGCAGCACTTGAATATACTTGGGCAGCGATAGAATCTTATGAACAGGGAGGGATTTTGGTGCGGCCACATCCGCTTCCCTTACTAAAAGGATAA
- a CDS encoding phytanoyl-CoA dioxygenase family protein, producing the protein MINIEPTLNDHGVMQFIHNGYITLESIVDADFNRECESVPGGHLRDFVLTDEFRRNVLLHPEVAGVVRSLLGTDFLVPTSAHHHLFEAPHRGQTWHSDGITEYGYGITHLQCYYYPKAVKIEDGPTMILPGSHHRLVDREAIAHYGDILGQLSLTVPAGTVAMTRYGIWHKAGPKLNADRRGMIKFSYFRTAMPKRDWVRDSDEIPPYQHAGRHPYVTEIESYRDRRRGELTWNWLCGLAEVEEEIPPIQMFNSGIPLSEIRL; encoded by the coding sequence ATGATTAACATTGAACCAACGCTAAACGACCACGGTGTTATGCAGTTTATTCATAACGGCTATATCACCTTAGAGAGCATTGTTGATGCCGATTTCAATCGGGAATGTGAATCAGTGCCGGGTGGGCATCTCAGGGATTTTGTCCTTACAGACGAATTTCGCCGAAACGTCCTTTTACATCCAGAGGTCGCTGGCGTAGTTCGTTCACTGTTAGGCACAGATTTTCTCGTGCCAACGAGTGCACACCACCATCTGTTTGAAGCCCCACACCGCGGACAGACATGGCACTCCGATGGTATCACCGAGTACGGATATGGTATCACACATCTCCAGTGCTACTATTACCCGAAAGCGGTAAAAATCGAAGATGGACCTACGATGATATTGCCGGGTTCACACCATCGGCTCGTAGACAGGGAGGCAATCGCGCATTACGGTGATATTCTCGGGCAGCTTTCCCTCACGGTACCTGCAGGCACTGTCGCAATGACCCGTTATGGCATTTGGCATAAGGCAGGTCCAAAGCTCAATGCCGATAGACGCGGGATGATTAAGTTTTCCTATTTCCGAACGGCGATGCCCAAACGGGATTGGGTCCGTGATTCCGATGAGATTCCGCCTTACCAACACGCTGGCAGACATCCGTACGTAACGGAGATAGAATCCTATCGCGACCGGCGCAGGGGGGAATTAACATGGAACTGGCTATGCGGATTGGCAGAGGTGGAGGAAGAGATTCCACCGATACAGATGTTTAACAGTGGAATCCCGTTATCAGAAATCCGTCTTTAA